In Paenibacillus kyungheensis, the following are encoded in one genomic region:
- a CDS encoding type III PLP-dependent enzyme has translation MYVYVQLNEGGFLLNTKLIPSLSPTKTQVSTAIIDQVHKIIEDEKVNRSPHMISRKPVCAFIYDLDTLRQRTRSKVKDMPARTNLFYAVKANPDPRIITALAPIVDGFETASIGEVHTIRLIDPDVPIIFGGPGKKDSEIEQAIDHNVMLIHAESMHEIRRIAWIAEQKSKTVRILLRVNVRKTIPTGTVTMGGKPTQFGIDEAQIAEAIECVQSLPQLTLAGFHMHSVSNNLDAQLHVELVNMYIQLVSQWISQYQLSIQYVNAGGGFGICYTEPDTHFAWDTFIKGLDDIWNEKVLPGVELIFEPGRYLVAHAGYYASEVIDLKCNHHKHYAILRGGTHHFRLPVSWGHNQPFELIAIQQWDYPFERPHQEQITITLAGELCTPKDVLAQDVKVEQIAVGDIVLFSIAGAYAWTISHHDFLSHPHPDMIYIDNQIGGYEPL, from the coding sequence GTGTATGTGTATGTCCAGTTAAATGAAGGAGGATTTCTATTGAATACAAAGTTGATACCGTCACTTTCTCCAACTAAAACGCAAGTATCTACTGCAATTATAGATCAAGTTCATAAAATCATCGAAGATGAAAAAGTAAATCGTTCTCCGCATATGATCTCACGAAAACCTGTATGTGCTTTTATTTATGATCTGGATACATTACGTCAACGTACACGTAGCAAAGTCAAGGATATGCCGGCAAGAACTAACTTATTTTATGCAGTCAAAGCAAATCCTGATCCACGCATTATTACAGCATTAGCGCCAATTGTAGACGGTTTTGAAACGGCATCGATCGGCGAAGTGCATACTATTCGGCTAATCGATCCCGATGTTCCTATTATTTTTGGTGGCCCGGGTAAAAAAGATAGCGAAATCGAGCAAGCGATTGATCATAATGTGATGTTGATTCATGCAGAAAGTATGCATGAAATTCGTAGAATCGCATGGATTGCCGAGCAGAAAAGCAAAACAGTGCGCATTTTACTACGTGTGAATGTCAGAAAGACTATTCCTACAGGAACTGTCACGATGGGTGGTAAGCCGACTCAATTCGGGATTGATGAAGCGCAGATTGCAGAAGCAATCGAATGTGTACAGTCTTTGCCACAACTAACGCTAGCTGGATTTCATATGCATTCAGTATCCAATAATCTGGATGCACAGCTACATGTCGAATTGGTCAATATGTATATTCAATTGGTAAGTCAGTGGATCAGTCAATATCAGCTATCGATTCAATATGTTAATGCAGGTGGGGGATTTGGCATTTGTTATACAGAGCCAGATACTCATTTTGCATGGGATACTTTTATAAAAGGTCTTGATGATATCTGGAATGAAAAGGTATTGCCAGGAGTAGAGCTTATTTTCGAGCCGGGTCGTTATCTGGTTGCTCATGCAGGATATTATGCGTCAGAAGTGATTGATCTGAAATGCAATCATCATAAACATTACGCTATTTTGCGTGGAGGAACTCATCATTTCCGGTTACCTGTCTCATGGGGACATAATCAACCTTTTGAACTCATTGCTATACAGCAGTGGGATTATCCTTTTGAGCGTCCACATCAAGAGCAGATTACGATAACACTGGCAGGAGAACTATGTACACCCAAAGATGTACTTGCTCAAGATGTAAAAGTAGAACAGATTGCTGTAGGAGATATTGTTTTATTTTCGATAGCAGGTGCTTACGCTTGGACAATATCACATCATGATTTTTTGAGTCATCCTCATCCCGATATGATATATATTGATAACCAAATAGGAGGTTATGAACCGCTATGA
- a CDS encoding IucA/IucC family protein, translated as MNWNEVLEPLTAKNNPSIDLQSVSSNHTHTEQTEQQVKRSIASEQIMQDLINTLLAEKVLSDHQLQLLSTEELKHRIISSASALSTIQQAEALTAISSLTDTKTLENSLWYLWNIESPQDDLSVSSAPAQTIDTPSYTIIFPVKSAIVQPYRYVPASTSIYAYHANSTDSYSNSVEASRINTHVYAVRYSDTLSADQPSSVLQIIALTPIQLMKIVNDQCFTATYREQPGVERFVQLLEETIQQTTWSLEHNLAPASLFDLSASEFFQHMERYASLRDRPFHPVSKVKVGLNEQDYRQYSAEFAQPMTLCWVAIKRHVVMEGEALVGRTVLDYQLYDYRQNSSLANDLSEPMSDLLSSDQQQQVIQAMQQQGLDQAEYIAIPVHPWQLQYNLPQYLATAQQQGDWVDLQLQIGLFEATSSVRSLSPTDHSPHYLKLPLSVFSLGASRYLPAVKLINGQRGQSMLEQALDRDPILGEQLFLCDENRWWAYMPEAGSLFDDEPRHLAVMVRTYPESLITGEQGERLLPMSALSVILPAPINALREGHFFDEWMIARHLQVTEESVCTLFGEVCQTFFQINLRLFRLGLMPELHGQNSVLVWQNGHIKQMLLRDHDSVRLHLPWLRKQGIADPQYMIRPGYSNSLYNDTPTELLFYLQTLGIQVNLYAIIDALCTVYEIQENVLWTVLRDQLIEQLDEIPFEAEVRQEIDGVLFDKAEWPLKLLVKPLLEQAGVPGSMPSGQSTIQNPFAQL; from the coding sequence ATGAATTGGAACGAAGTTTTAGAACCGTTAACTGCTAAGAACAATCCATCTATCGATCTACAATCTGTATCTTCCAATCATACCCATACAGAGCAGACAGAACAGCAAGTGAAGCGAAGTATAGCATCAGAGCAGATTATGCAAGATTTGATCAATACATTACTAGCTGAAAAGGTCTTGTCAGATCACCAATTACAATTGCTGTCTACAGAGGAGTTGAAGCATCGCATCATTTCATCGGCATCAGCTTTGTCCACTATCCAGCAAGCAGAAGCATTAACAGCGATTTCTTCGCTAACCGATACCAAGACATTAGAAAATAGCTTGTGGTATCTCTGGAATATAGAGTCGCCCCAAGATGATCTATCTGTATCATCTGCTCCGGCACAGACTATAGATACACCTTCATATACCATTATTTTTCCTGTGAAATCAGCGATTGTTCAACCTTATCGTTATGTACCTGCTAGCACGTCTATATATGCTTATCATGCTAACTCTACTGATTCATATTCTAATAGCGTCGAGGCAAGTCGGATCAATACTCATGTGTATGCGGTTCGTTATTCTGATACGCTTTCAGCAGATCAACCGTCGTCTGTCCTACAGATCATCGCATTAACACCGATACAATTGATGAAGATTGTAAATGATCAATGCTTTACTGCTACTTATCGAGAACAACCTGGTGTAGAGCGCTTTGTGCAGTTATTAGAAGAGACGATTCAGCAGACCACTTGGTCATTAGAACATAATTTAGCACCAGCATCTTTATTTGATCTGTCAGCCAGCGAATTTTTTCAACATATGGAGCGGTATGCTTCATTAAGAGATCGACCTTTTCATCCAGTATCCAAAGTCAAAGTCGGATTAAATGAGCAAGATTATCGTCAATATAGTGCAGAGTTCGCTCAACCCATGACATTGTGCTGGGTGGCTATTAAGCGTCATGTTGTGATGGAAGGCGAAGCTCTGGTTGGCAGGACGGTTCTGGATTATCAATTATATGATTATCGTCAAAATAGTTCATTAGCAAATGATCTGTCTGAACCGATGTCTGATCTATTATCTAGTGATCAACAACAGCAAGTCATACAAGCTATGCAACAGCAAGGGTTAGATCAAGCAGAATATATAGCAATTCCTGTTCATCCATGGCAATTGCAGTATAATTTGCCGCAATATTTAGCAACAGCACAGCAACAAGGCGATTGGGTAGACCTTCAGCTTCAAATCGGTCTATTTGAAGCTACTTCATCGGTACGTTCGTTATCGCCTACAGATCATAGTCCGCATTATCTCAAATTACCGCTTAGTGTATTTTCATTAGGGGCTTCTCGTTATTTGCCAGCTGTCAAATTGATAAACGGGCAGCGTGGACAATCTATGCTAGAACAAGCGCTAGATCGTGATCCTATATTGGGTGAACAGTTATTTCTATGTGATGAAAATCGTTGGTGGGCGTATATGCCTGAAGCAGGAAGTCTATTTGATGATGAACCGAGACATCTAGCCGTAATGGTACGTACTTATCCTGAGTCATTGATTACAGGTGAGCAAGGAGAACGATTATTACCGATGTCCGCTTTATCTGTAATTTTACCTGCACCGATCAATGCTTTACGTGAAGGACACTTTTTCGATGAATGGATGATTGCACGTCATCTGCAAGTGACAGAAGAATCGGTATGTACATTATTTGGCGAAGTCTGTCAGACTTTTTTCCAGATCAATCTGCGATTATTCCGACTAGGATTAATGCCAGAATTGCATGGACAGAATAGCGTATTGGTCTGGCAAAACGGTCATATCAAGCAGATGCTTTTACGAGATCATGATTCTGTACGATTGCATTTACCCTGGCTTCGCAAGCAAGGTATCGCTGATCCTCAGTATATGATTCGCCCGGGTTATTCGAACAGCTTGTACAATGATACACCGACAGAATTACTGTTTTATTTGCAGACGTTAGGGATTCAAGTGAACTTGTATGCAATTATTGATGCATTATGTACGGTATACGAAATACAAGAAAATGTATTATGGACAGTATTACGAGATCAATTGATCGAGCAGTTAGATGAAATACCTTTTGAAGCAGAAGTAAGACAAGAAATAGATGGTGTATTGTTCGACAAAGCAGAATGGCCGCTTAAATTATTAGTGAAGCCTTTATTAGAACAAGCAGGTGTACCCGGCAGTATGCCATCCGGTCAAAGTACAATTCAAAATCCATTTGCACAACTGTAA
- a CDS encoding AraC family transcriptional regulator, producing the protein MSKILDQYRQFPSYIYKLQTVQYADQVLPRYDAILHSLLLFKEAKGQIIINGNRYDLHQQKVFLVPPHASLKIMVDSDTRTEYYILSFHVLQPDIQGSFVPIELLGLYELHVAHFRWFVDRVREIQEKHDQENLWDQMKANIIFQELLIHLFKEDAQEQKPDMNQAIAATLDHMEQHYATSITRNQLAEIAGMSADYYSRAFKKVVGKSPMEHLTELRITQSKEVLLLSNDSFRSVAQQVGFSDEFYFSRKFKAVTGRSPKSYIHNIRYSNKIASLKHLLTGHLVALGIEPYAAVINNAYPVTTQFEHTIPIGDSKPDLEKLMNAQPDLIVTCEFRDFEKSQKEKMYEQIAPTITLPFFEDWRVHFQTIARIVGKDQEAQVWLEQYADIAQLLRQQLKHTFGSRSLLILGVGESKICIYGKRNLGAVLYNDLGFTMPAGVENIAHYFEIQPEDLLHYDADCILITPFQHDGTVGMQAGIEQGIFRLCAHPIWQQLQAVQHDSVYEMYTTQHMHTCYNSFSHLMLLEKVRQLFLDKNDK; encoded by the coding sequence ATGAGTAAGATATTAGATCAGTATCGACAATTTCCTTCCTATATTTATAAATTACAGACTGTGCAATATGCGGATCAAGTGTTACCACGCTACGACGCTATATTGCATAGTCTTTTACTATTTAAAGAAGCCAAAGGGCAGATCATTATTAACGGTAATCGCTATGATCTTCATCAGCAAAAAGTATTTCTAGTTCCACCACATGCTTCGCTGAAAATCATGGTTGATAGCGATACTCGTACCGAATATTATATTCTTTCTTTTCATGTACTACAGCCTGATATACAAGGTAGTTTTGTACCGATAGAATTGCTCGGGTTATATGAGCTTCATGTGGCTCACTTTCGCTGGTTTGTTGATCGAGTGCGTGAGATTCAAGAAAAGCACGATCAAGAGAATTTATGGGATCAGATGAAAGCGAATATTATTTTCCAAGAACTGTTGATTCATTTGTTCAAAGAAGATGCTCAAGAACAGAAACCTGATATGAATCAAGCGATAGCAGCTACACTGGATCATATGGAACAGCATTATGCTACATCGATTACTCGCAATCAATTAGCCGAGATTGCAGGCATGAGTGCTGATTATTATTCGCGTGCTTTCAAAAAAGTAGTCGGGAAAAGTCCGATGGAGCATCTTACTGAACTTCGGATCACTCAGTCCAAAGAAGTGTTATTGCTGTCTAATGATTCTTTTCGTTCGGTAGCACAGCAAGTAGGATTCAGTGATGAATTTTATTTTAGTCGCAAATTCAAAGCCGTAACCGGGCGCTCACCCAAATCGTATATTCACAATATTCGTTATTCAAACAAAATCGCTTCACTCAAACATTTATTAACCGGTCATCTGGTAGCGCTTGGAATAGAGCCTTATGCAGCCGTTATCAATAATGCTTATCCTGTGACGACTCAATTTGAACATACGATTCCGATCGGAGATAGTAAGCCTGATCTGGAGAAGTTAATGAATGCTCAACCCGATCTAATCGTGACTTGTGAATTTCGAGATTTTGAAAAGTCACAAAAAGAAAAAATGTATGAGCAGATTGCACCTACTATCACATTGCCTTTTTTTGAAGATTGGCGTGTTCATTTTCAAACGATTGCACGAATTGTAGGTAAAGATCAAGAAGCACAAGTGTGGTTAGAACAATACGCAGATATAGCCCAATTATTACGTCAACAATTGAAACATACATTCGGTTCACGTTCATTGCTAATTCTTGGTGTAGGAGAGAGCAAAATCTGTATCTATGGCAAGCGCAATCTAGGAGCTGTATTGTACAACGATCTAGGATTTACAATGCCTGCCGGAGTGGAGAATATCGCTCATTATTTTGAAATTCAACCAGAAGACTTGTTGCATTATGATGCAGATTGTATATTGATTACTCCTTTTCAGCATGATGGTACCGTAGGGATGCAAGCTGGCATCGAGCAAGGTATTTTTCGTTTATGTGCTCATCCGATCTGGCAACAGCTCCAAGC